In a genomic window of Nodosilinea sp. E11:
- a CDS encoding orange carotenoid protein N-terminal domain-containing protein codes for MTSSEPRTTEINEQPTDALFKRYDALGVDDKLALLYYVYEAMGSSITPAAPEAADPELAEPLIKALYDMSEADQLEAMRAVVRGDQSDISQRYGGLSANNQLLVWYGWAEAMGDRIVDMPSDYEAKGPLSEILSDLKGMEFQSQISLLREAATQMGFSNVTAPPPLAETGVTDSL; via the coding sequence ATGACTTCATCTGAACCTCGAACCACTGAAATCAATGAGCAACCTACTGATGCGCTCTTTAAGCGCTACGACGCTCTAGGTGTCGATGACAAGCTGGCATTGCTCTATTACGTTTACGAAGCAATGGGCAGCTCAATCACGCCAGCCGCTCCCGAGGCTGCCGACCCCGAACTGGCAGAACCGCTGATCAAAGCGCTATACGATATGTCTGAAGCCGATCAGCTAGAGGCTATGCGAGCGGTGGTGCGTGGCGACCAAAGCGATATATCCCAGCGTTATGGTGGGCTGAGCGCCAACAACCAGCTGCTGGTGTGGTACGGCTGGGCTGAGGCCATGGGCGATCGCATTGTTGACATGCCCAGCGACTACGAGGCCAAGGGCCCTCTGTCAGAAATTCTGTCTGACCTCAAGGGTATGGAGTTCCAGTCGCAGATTTCGCTATTGCGAGAAGCGGCCACCCAAATGGGCTTCAGTAATGTCACTGCGCCGCCTCCCCTGGCCGAAACCGGCGTTACCGATAGCTTGTAA